A single region of the Fodinicurvata sp. EGI_FJ10296 genome encodes:
- a CDS encoding creatininase family protein gives MTSRIPADPVPQPPCLPARWDALTSGEFASLLGGQDGHRTVAVLPIAATEQHGPHLPVAVDAVINRGILGRAISRLDPGTPVLVLPEQSIGYSPEHDRFPGTLTLSSSAALCIWTEIIACVAATGIRRLLIFNSHGGQVPLARLLIREARARNGMLATAVSWPDFGTPRELLDAGIIDEAECRHGLHAGQVETAMMMALAPDSVRMDLLADFPSRARDMAARYEWLEPEGAARIGWRAEDLNAAGATGNAAKATAATGDILLDHAATALATLLSEMTDPALTDQWLSPLT, from the coding sequence GCCCCCTTGCCTGCCGGCGCGATGGGACGCGTTGACGTCGGGGGAGTTCGCGTCGCTTCTCGGCGGGCAGGATGGTCACCGGACGGTCGCCGTTCTCCCGATCGCGGCAACGGAACAGCACGGCCCGCATCTGCCGGTGGCCGTAGACGCCGTTATCAATCGCGGCATTCTCGGGCGCGCGATAAGCAGGCTGGATCCCGGCACACCCGTGCTGGTCCTGCCTGAACAATCCATCGGCTATTCGCCTGAGCACGACCGGTTCCCCGGCACGCTGACGCTTTCATCGTCCGCCGCGCTTTGCATCTGGACGGAAATCATCGCCTGCGTGGCCGCCACGGGGATCCGCCGGCTGCTCATCTTCAACAGTCACGGCGGGCAGGTCCCTCTGGCGCGACTGCTGATCCGCGAGGCCAGAGCGCGGAACGGAATGCTCGCAACCGCCGTGAGCTGGCCCGATTTCGGTACTCCGCGTGAACTCCTTGATGCCGGCATCATCGACGAGGCCGAGTGCCGGCATGGGCTGCATGCGGGCCAGGTCGAAACGGCAATGATGATGGCCCTGGCACCCGACAGTGTGCGGATGGACCTGCTAGCGGATTTTCCCTCGCGGGCCCGGGATATGGCCGCGCGTTACGAATGGCTGGAACCGGAGGGGGCGGCACGTATCGGCTGGCGCGCCGAAGATCTCAACGCCGCCGGGGCGACCGGCAACGCCGCCAAGGCGACCGCCGCGACCGGTGATATCCTTCTCGATCACGCGGCCACGGCACTTGCCACGCTCTTGTCGGAAATGACCGACCCGGCCCTTACCGACCAGTGGCTGTCGCCCTTAACCTGA
- the pssA gene encoding CDP-diacylglycerol--serine O-phosphatidyltransferase, which produces MIRPRRHRRARNVTFNRLLPNILTTFALCAGMTSIRLAIDGRFELAAIAILIAAVLDTLDGRVARLLKATSPMGAQLDSLSDFVCFGVAPALMIYFWSIHEAGQFGWAVVLIFSVCAAMRLARFNVQLTDEDRPPWASSYFTGVPSPAGAGLAMLPIFFFLETGIALQEFPILIGIWTMGAGLLMVSTLPTFSLKSVFIPAKYLVFVLVGMGLVIAGMITATWLMLLAMGLAYLVSIPLAWRRYQNQTLRYAATRASMLHRGDEGGDAGKGPKPDSRSSPISGSDDDDAPHGGGGAATPAARPDHGAANIQNTDAGTDRHQGRTALSDRAPSTLKTLQPGVYPISSRSA; this is translated from the coding sequence ATGATACGGCCAAGACGCCATCGGCGGGCCAGGAACGTCACGTTCAATCGGCTCTTGCCGAATATACTCACGACCTTCGCACTCTGTGCCGGCATGACATCCATTCGGCTGGCCATCGACGGACGGTTCGAACTGGCCGCGATCGCGATACTGATCGCCGCTGTTCTCGACACGTTGGACGGTCGCGTCGCCCGGCTCCTGAAAGCCACCAGCCCGATGGGCGCGCAACTCGACAGTCTGTCGGATTTCGTGTGCTTCGGGGTCGCTCCGGCGCTCATGATCTATTTCTGGTCGATCCACGAAGCGGGGCAATTCGGTTGGGCCGTGGTGCTGATCTTTTCCGTCTGCGCGGCGATGCGGCTGGCACGGTTCAATGTGCAGCTCACCGACGAAGACCGTCCGCCCTGGGCATCCAGCTACTTTACGGGTGTCCCGTCACCGGCCGGTGCCGGACTGGCAATGCTGCCGATCTTCTTCTTCCTCGAAACCGGCATCGCGCTTCAGGAGTTCCCGATACTGATCGGCATCTGGACCATGGGCGCCGGGCTTCTGATGGTCAGCACGCTGCCGACATTTTCGCTGAAATCGGTGTTCATACCGGCGAAATACCTCGTATTCGTTCTCGTCGGTATGGGATTGGTGATCGCCGGAATGATCACGGCAACCTGGCTGATGTTGCTCGCCATGGGGCTTGCCTATCTGGTGAGCATTCCCCTGGCGTGGCGGCGCTATCAGAATCAGACTCTGCGCTATGCTGCCACCAGGGCCTCGATGCTCCATCGTGGCGACGAGGGTGGTGACGCGGGGAAGGGGCCGAAACCAGATTCCAGATCCAGCCCGATATCGGGAAGCGATGATGACGACGCGCCACATGGAGGCGGCGGTGCTGCGACGCCCGCAGCGCGACCGGATCATGGCGCCGCGAACATCCAGAATACCGATGCTGGCACAGATCGTCATCAAGGCAGGACCGCGTTGTCGGATCGCGCTCCATCAACCCTGAAAACATTGCAACCAGGTGTTTATCCGATTTCGTCCCGCAGCGCCTAG
- a CDS encoding phosphatidylserine decarboxylase yields MAGTAGTSALRTVIAPIHRAGYPFIAAFAAVTLILFFLWEPLGWLGVLATAWCVYFFRDPVRVVPTRPGLVVAPADGLVSAIGQALPPKELDLGDEPLTRVSIFLNVFNVHVNRIPIDGRVSRVHYHPGKFLSANLDKASEENERCGAVIELTDGREIAVVQIAGLVARRIINNLTDGATCRVGHRFGLIRFGSRTDVYLPPGVAPLVVVGQTMIGGETVIADLDTAEPQRIGHGI; encoded by the coding sequence ATGGCTGGCACCGCGGGCACTTCCGCCCTCAGAACCGTGATCGCTCCCATCCATCGGGCGGGCTACCCCTTTATCGCCGCATTTGCCGCCGTCACCCTGATCCTGTTCTTTCTCTGGGAGCCGCTTGGCTGGCTAGGGGTTCTGGCAACAGCGTGGTGCGTATATTTTTTCCGCGATCCCGTGCGGGTCGTGCCGACCCGACCGGGGCTGGTCGTCGCGCCGGCCGATGGGCTGGTGTCGGCGATCGGTCAGGCGCTGCCGCCCAAAGAACTTGATCTCGGCGACGAACCGTTGACGCGGGTATCGATCTTTCTCAACGTCTTCAATGTACATGTGAACCGGATACCGATAGATGGCCGGGTCTCCAGGGTTCACTATCACCCTGGCAAGTTCCTCAGTGCCAACCTGGACAAGGCCAGCGAGGAAAACGAACGCTGTGGCGCGGTGATCGAGCTGACCGATGGCCGAGAAATCGCTGTCGTCCAGATCGCCGGTCTGGTAGCGCGTCGGATCATCAACAACCTGACCGACGGCGCCACCTGCCGGGTCGGCCATCGTTTCGGTCTGATCCGATTTGGCAGCCGGACGGATGTTTATCTGCCGCCGGGCGTTGCCCCTCTCGTGGTCGTCGGCCAGACGATGATCGGGGGCGAAACGGTTATTGCCGACCTCGACACCGCCGAGCCGCAGCGGATCGGCCACGGCATCTAA
- a CDS encoding nitrilase-related carbon-nitrogen hydrolase, whose product MSDPIADDSQYRPTGSLPAISLWATNVGRPVRSLDDWIDRLAKQARIAADTGHELLVLPEYACAQWLHMPGAPESASDEIPWMADLAADAASAVARMAVDTGMDILAGSWPWRCNTGDTSAVNRALFCRPDGTAIVQDKLTLTPGERDPAAWTLMPGESVAVFDWRGWRTAILICLDIEQPSIAARLAPLDIDLILVPSMTAAATGYHRVHSCARARAIELMTVVATVGTIGTLPDGTTNNGGAAVYGPCEPGLIDDGLLIGTGRLNQHHGDGPVLSVRDLPLAAVRAMRHGSAEVWPGPWDAANIAIRHEPGLKP is encoded by the coding sequence ATGTCCGACCCTATTGCCGACGACAGCCAATACCGTCCCACCGGGTCGCTTCCTGCCATTTCGCTGTGGGCGACCAATGTCGGCCGGCCCGTCCGAAGCCTTGACGACTGGATCGATCGGCTGGCGAAGCAGGCCCGCATCGCTGCCGATACCGGCCACGAACTGTTGGTGCTGCCGGAATATGCCTGCGCCCAATGGCTCCACATGCCCGGCGCACCGGAATCCGCCAGCGACGAGATACCGTGGATGGCCGATCTGGCGGCCGATGCCGCGTCGGCTGTAGCCCGGATGGCAGTGGACACCGGTATGGACATCCTGGCGGGCAGTTGGCCCTGGCGATGCAACACGGGCGATACCTCCGCCGTCAACCGCGCGTTGTTCTGCCGGCCCGACGGCACGGCGATCGTCCAGGACAAGTTGACACTGACCCCCGGTGAGCGCGACCCCGCCGCCTGGACGCTGATGCCCGGCGAGTCGGTCGCCGTGTTCGATTGGCGCGGCTGGCGCACGGCGATCCTGATCTGTCTGGATATCGAGCAACCATCCATTGCCGCGCGGCTGGCGCCACTGGATATCGACCTGATCCTGGTGCCGAGCATGACCGCCGCTGCAACCGGCTATCACCGCGTCCATTCATGCGCCCGAGCGCGGGCCATCGAACTGATGACGGTCGTCGCAACGGTCGGTACGATCGGAACGTTGCCCGATGGAACCACCAACAACGGCGGCGCGGCCGTCTATGGCCCCTGCGAACCCGGCCTGATCGATGACGGACTGCTGATCGGAACCGGGCGCCTGAACCAGCACCATGGAGACGGCCCCGTGCTATCGGTCCGCGACCTGCCGCTGGCGGCCGTCAGGGCCATGCGCCACGGCAGCGCCGAGGTCTGGCCGGGGCCGTGGGATGCGGCGAATATCGCCATCAGGCACGAGCCCGGACTGAAGCCCTGA
- a CDS encoding tellurite resistance TerB family protein produces MDINRLLENFLGQGGAGQSQGAGRAAGQATGQATGQAAGQSGGGLSGLASSLGLGSAGGSGLPSGLAGGAAAGGLIALLMGNKSARKFGGKALTYGGLAVVGGLAYKAWSNYKANTSGNGAPGAIATGAGSPAADAFDPATQHDSAGGDMRLTLVRAMISASKADGHIDKDENARLQEAIQSMNLAADEKAFLFDQMNAPSDPVTIARLARGEEQAAEIYLASALSVDVDTPEERRYLERLADALHLPDELRRQLDAQAEEAGAAGQ; encoded by the coding sequence ATGGATATCAATCGCTTACTGGAGAATTTCCTCGGTCAGGGCGGCGCCGGCCAGAGTCAGGGCGCTGGACGCGCTGCCGGGCAGGCTACCGGGCAAGCTACCGGGCAAGCAGCCGGACAGTCCGGCGGCGGATTATCGGGGCTCGCATCGAGTCTGGGCCTGGGGTCGGCCGGGGGATCGGGCCTGCCGTCGGGCCTGGCGGGCGGAGCCGCCGCCGGTGGTCTGATTGCCCTGTTGATGGGAAACAAGAGCGCGCGGAAATTCGGCGGCAAAGCCCTTACCTATGGCGGCCTCGCCGTCGTTGGCGGCCTGGCCTACAAGGCATGGAGCAACTACAAGGCCAACACTTCCGGCAATGGCGCGCCCGGCGCGATCGCCACCGGCGCTGGCTCACCCGCCGCCGACGCTTTCGACCCCGCCACCCAGCATGACAGTGCCGGCGGCGACATGCGCCTGACGCTCGTGCGCGCCATGATCAGCGCGTCAAAGGCCGATGGCCATATCGACAAGGACGAGAATGCTCGCCTGCAGGAAGCCATTCAGTCGATGAATCTTGCGGCGGACGAAAAGGCGTTCCTTTTCGACCAGATGAATGCACCCAGCGACCCCGTCACGATCGCGCGCCTGGCCAGGGGCGAGGAGCAGGCGGCCGAAATCTATCTCGCCTCGGCGCTGTCGGTGGATGTCGACACGCCCGAAGAACGCCGATACCTTGAGAGGCTCGCCGATGCGCTGCATCTGCCGGACGAACTGCGTCGGCAGTTGGATGCCCAGGCTGAAGAAGCGGGCGCCGCTGGCCAGTAG
- a CDS encoding agmatine deiminase family protein, which produces MATPADHGFRMPAEWAPHARTWMAWPCRAEIWGDRIEAARASYADVANAISSVEPVTMVCNPDDVIEASLALGSSVEVMPLEIDDSWLRDSGPIFLLDGQGGMAAAHFRFNAWGGKYTPYDKDAAVAAGIVDRVGVQRFEAPFVLEGGAVTVDGLGTAIVTEECLLNPNRNPGMTKEKVEENLAQWLGITRTIWLPQGYEEDETDGHVDEIAAFAKPGVVLALTTDDKDDANYDVLQDNLDILRSATDATGAALQVVELPQPAARDYPTGGRITLSYANFYLCNGAVIIPGFGQSADDRAYKVFREVYPDRQIIQVPAYDIAWGGGCIHCITQQQPAIG; this is translated from the coding sequence ATGGCCACGCCCGCAGACCACGGCTTCAGGATGCCGGCCGAATGGGCGCCCCACGCAAGGACGTGGATGGCGTGGCCTTGCCGTGCAGAAATCTGGGGAGACCGAATCGAGGCTGCACGCGCTTCTTATGCCGATGTGGCCAATGCGATTTCGTCGGTCGAGCCGGTTACAATGGTCTGCAACCCGGACGACGTAATCGAAGCATCGCTCGCCCTCGGGTCGAGCGTGGAGGTGATGCCGCTGGAAATTGACGATAGCTGGTTGCGGGATAGCGGTCCAATATTCCTCCTCGACGGTCAGGGCGGTATGGCCGCCGCTCATTTCCGGTTCAATGCCTGGGGCGGAAAGTACACGCCCTATGACAAGGACGCCGCCGTTGCCGCCGGTATCGTCGACCGCGTCGGTGTCCAGCGATTCGAAGCGCCATTCGTGCTCGAAGGGGGAGCTGTGACGGTCGACGGCCTTGGCACGGCCATCGTGACCGAGGAATGCCTGCTCAATCCGAACCGGAATCCGGGCATGACCAAGGAGAAGGTCGAGGAAAACCTCGCTCAGTGGCTGGGAATCACGCGAACGATCTGGCTGCCTCAGGGATACGAGGAAGACGAAACCGACGGTCATGTCGACGAGATCGCGGCCTTCGCCAAGCCGGGTGTCGTTCTGGCGTTGACGACTGACGACAAGGACGATGCGAATTACGACGTCCTTCAGGACAATCTTGACATATTGCGGAGTGCCACCGATGCGACCGGTGCGGCGCTGCAGGTCGTGGAACTGCCGCAGCCGGCCGCCCGGGACTATCCGACCGGTGGCCGCATCACCCTGTCCTATGCCAATTTTTACCTTTGCAATGGCGCGGTCATTATTCCCGGTTTCGGACAATCGGCCGACGACCGCGCCTACAAGGTCTTCCGCGAAGTCTATCCTGACCGCCAGATCATTCAGGTGCCGGCCTACGACATCGCCTGGGGCGGTGGGTGCATTCATTGCATTACGCAGCAGCAGCCTGCGATCGGCTGA
- a CDS encoding ABC transporter permease subunit, whose translation MPRSAFLLTTMAFGYAFLYLPILLLIVYSFNESRLVTVWAGFSTQWYRELAANEQVLSAAWLSLRIAAVQATVAVVLGTMGGYAMVRFRGFPGRVLFAGMLTAPLVMPEVITGLSQLLLFISMEQWIGWPSGRGVTTITIAHITFSMAYIAVVVQSRLVGFDRSIEEAAMDLGARPLKTFAVITLPIIAPALVAGWLLAFTLSLDDLVIASFVTGPGATTLPMYIFSSVRLGVSPEINALATIIVGIVATGILVAGVVLMRHERRRQEDAQAAFRDDDG comes from the coding sequence ATGCCGCGTTCCGCATTCCTGCTGACGACGATGGCGTTCGGCTATGCCTTTCTGTATCTGCCGATCCTGCTGTTGATCGTCTATTCCTTCAACGAGTCGCGGCTGGTGACGGTATGGGCCGGGTTTTCCACCCAGTGGTACCGGGAACTTGCCGCCAACGAACAGGTTCTGAGCGCTGCGTGGCTGTCCCTGCGCATTGCGGCAGTTCAGGCGACGGTTGCCGTCGTGCTCGGCACCATGGGTGGTTATGCCATGGTGCGGTTCCGCGGCTTTCCAGGGCGGGTCCTTTTCGCCGGCATGTTGACGGCGCCGCTGGTCATGCCCGAGGTCATCACCGGTCTGTCCCAGCTTTTGCTTTTCATCTCGATGGAACAATGGATCGGATGGCCGTCCGGCCGGGGTGTCACAACGATCACGATTGCGCATATCACCTTTTCCATGGCCTATATCGCGGTCGTGGTCCAAAGCCGGCTGGTCGGTTTCGACCGATCGATCGAAGAAGCGGCGATGGATCTGGGCGCGCGGCCGTTGAAGACCTTTGCTGTCATTACACTGCCGATCATCGCGCCGGCGCTGGTTGCCGGGTGGCTGCTGGCTTTCACCCTTTCACTCGATGACCTGGTGATCGCCAGCTTTGTTACCGGGCCGGGGGCGACGACGTTACCGATGTATATTTTTTCCAGCGTCAGGCTGGGCGTCAGTCCCGAGATCAATGCCCTGGCCACCATCATTGTCGGAATCGTGGCAACCGGTATTCTGGTTGCGGGTGTGGTTCTGATGCGTCATGAACGACGGCGGCAGGAAGATGCGCAGGCCGCATTCAGGGATGACGACGGCTGA
- a CDS encoding ABC transporter permease subunit, which produces MTIPTDRTPDHVPDHGPGGSPEAGSASVPGIGIGDRIAAVGRRVGLTGRFFALLPAYGWLVLFFLVPFLIVLKISLAEMVFGRPPYTPLVEWAGDAYLTINLNFANFLFLMQDSLYAVAYLNSIKIALISTLLCLLIGYPVAYGIARADRAWRIPLLLLVILPFWTSFLIRVYAWMGILRGNGYLNNLLVGIGIIDEPLQIINTDLAVYLGITYSYLPFMILPLYATLEKMDGALLEAAADLGCRPWKTFLTITLPLSMPGILAGSLLVFVPSVGEFVIPELLGGPDTLMIGKVLWDEFFNNRDWPVASAVAVALLLVLVVPIVVIQAVRNRRLLREEQ; this is translated from the coding sequence ATGACGATTCCCACGGACAGGACCCCGGATCATGTACCTGATCATGGCCCGGGCGGGTCGCCGGAGGCAGGTTCTGCAAGTGTGCCCGGCATCGGCATTGGCGACCGGATTGCGGCTGTTGGACGCCGGGTCGGTCTGACCGGGCGGTTTTTCGCGCTCTTGCCCGCCTATGGCTGGCTGGTGCTGTTTTTTCTGGTGCCGTTTCTGATCGTCCTCAAGATCAGCCTGGCCGAGATGGTGTTCGGGCGGCCGCCCTATACGCCGCTGGTGGAATGGGCGGGCGACGCCTATCTGACGATCAACCTGAACTTTGCCAATTTCCTGTTTCTGATGCAGGACAGCCTTTATGCCGTCGCGTATCTGAATTCGATCAAGATTGCCTTGATTTCGACCCTGTTGTGTCTGCTGATCGGCTATCCGGTGGCATACGGTATCGCCAGGGCCGACCGGGCGTGGCGGATACCGCTATTGTTGCTGGTCATCCTGCCGTTTTGGACGTCGTTCCTGATCCGCGTCTATGCGTGGATGGGGATTTTGCGCGGCAATGGCTATCTCAACAACCTGCTGGTCGGCATTGGCATCATCGACGAGCCGCTACAGATCATCAACACGGATCTGGCTGTCTATCTCGGCATTACCTATTCCTATCTGCCCTTCATGATCCTCCCGCTCTATGCGACGCTTGAAAAAATGGACGGCGCGCTGCTGGAAGCTGCCGCCGATCTTGGCTGCCGGCCCTGGAAAACCTTCCTGACCATCACCTTGCCGCTGTCGATGCCGGGAATTCTTGCCGGGTCGCTGTTGGTTTTCGTGCCGTCGGTGGGCGAGTTCGTCATACCGGAACTCCTGGGCGGTCCGGATACGCTGATGATCGGCAAGGTGCTGTGGGACGAATTCTTCAATAACCGCGACTGGCCGGTGGCTTCCGCCGTCGCGGTCGCGTTGCTGCTGGTGCTGGTGGTGCCGATCGTGGTGATCCAGGCGGTGCGCAATCGCCGGCTGCTGCGGGAGGAGCAGTAA
- the potA gene encoding polyamine ABC transporter ATP-binding protein, with protein MAQNSRARALKEPWQDPAAQPYIRIENVTKSFGGFVAVNDVSLSIYQGEFFALLGGSGCGKTTLLRMLAGFEQPTSGRIFIDGVDMAGIAPYNRPVNMMFQSYALFPHMTVEQNVAFGLKQDRLTKAEIRDRVEEMLDLVQLVPFRRRRPHQLSGGQRQRVALARCLAKKPKLLLLDEPLAALDKKLRERTQFELVNIQEQLGITFVVVTHDQEEAMTMSSRIAVMDSGYVAQLGTPGEIYEFPHSRYVAEFIGSVNMFEGVVTDAESGILSVDTGSRSLGILRVASTGGVALGTRVWVAVRPEKLSIELVDGSNGARAGNGAAPDGSRNTAAGIVRDIAYLGSTSNYMIDLDDGTTVRVTAPNLARRTEMPITWEDRVTIGWRPQAAVVVTE; from the coding sequence ATGGCCCAGAATTCCCGCGCACGCGCCCTGAAGGAACCCTGGCAGGACCCCGCCGCCCAGCCTTATATCCGGATCGAAAACGTGACCAAGTCGTTCGGCGGATTTGTCGCCGTCAACGATGTCAGTCTTTCGATCTATCAGGGCGAGTTCTTCGCGCTGTTGGGCGGGTCCGGCTGCGGCAAGACGACCTTGCTGCGCATGCTGGCCGGGTTCGAACAGCCGACATCCGGGCGCATTTTCATCGACGGCGTCGATATGGCGGGGATCGCGCCGTATAATCGGCCGGTCAACATGATGTTCCAGTCCTATGCGTTGTTCCCGCATATGACGGTGGAACAGAACGTGGCCTTCGGGCTGAAACAGGACCGCCTGACAAAGGCGGAAATCCGCGACCGGGTCGAGGAAATGCTGGACCTTGTCCAACTTGTTCCGTTCCGGCGCCGGCGACCGCACCAGCTGAGCGGCGGGCAGCGTCAGCGGGTGGCACTGGCGCGCTGTCTGGCCAAGAAGCCGAAGCTGCTCTTGCTGGACGAACCCCTGGCGGCGCTCGACAAGAAGCTGCGCGAGCGCACCCAGTTCGAACTGGTCAACATTCAGGAACAGCTCGGCATCACTTTCGTGGTCGTCACGCACGATCAGGAAGAAGCCATGACCATGTCGTCCCGCATCGCGGTGATGGACAGCGGTTACGTCGCCCAGCTGGGCACTCCGGGCGAGATTTACGAATTCCCCCACAGCCGCTATGTGGCAGAGTTCATCGGGTCGGTGAACATGTTCGAGGGCGTCGTCACCGATGCGGAGTCCGGTATTCTGTCCGTCGATACCGGCAGTCGGTCGCTGGGCATCCTGCGGGTTGCCTCGACCGGCGGCGTTGCCCTGGGAACCCGGGTCTGGGTCGCCGTGCGTCCGGAAAAGCTCTCGATCGAGCTTGTCGACGGGAGCAACGGGGCCAGGGCGGGCAACGGGGCGGCGCCAGATGGGTCGCGCAACACCGCGGCCGGTATCGTTCGGGATATTGCTTATCTGGGCAGCACCTCCAACTACATGATCGATCTCGATGACGGGACAACCGTCAGGGTCACCGCGCCCAATCTCGCCCGGCGCACCGAAATGCCGATTACGTGGGAGGACCGCGTCACGATTGGCTGGCGTCCTCAGGCGGCTGTCGTGGTGACCGAATGA
- a CDS encoding polyamine ABC transporter substrate-binding protein has protein sequence MRQSRNHGRAIGTGLAATALCVVGMAGTTAGAQELNVFNWSDYIAEDTIERFEEETGISVNYDVYDSNSVVEARLMAGAAGYDIVVPTAVPYFQRQVDAGIYQELDRDLIPNLDNLDASLMDRVDTQDYGVIYMWGTNGIGYNREAVLERMQDAPLTSLDLIFDPEVVANFADCGVSMLDDAAEIIPMMLNYLGHDPYGEDLDALQQAEDRLMELREHVRYFHSSQYINDLANGEICLAIGWSGDVFQARDRAAEAEQDFTIGYTIPEEGTVLWFDMMGIPADAPNPEAAHEFINFILQPEIIADITNYVVYANAVPASRDLMDPEISSDPSVFPPQEVQDRLFSAQSVDPSYERARTRTWTRVRTGQ, from the coding sequence ATGCGGCAGAGCAGGAATCACGGCAGGGCGATCGGTACGGGATTGGCGGCGACGGCGCTTTGCGTTGTCGGCATGGCGGGAACGACCGCCGGCGCCCAGGAACTCAACGTCTTCAACTGGTCGGACTATATTGCCGAAGACACGATCGAACGGTTCGAGGAAGAAACCGGCATCAGCGTCAATTACGACGTCTATGACAGCAACTCGGTTGTCGAAGCCCGGCTGATGGCCGGTGCGGCCGGATACGACATTGTCGTGCCGACAGCTGTTCCGTATTTCCAGCGCCAGGTCGACGCCGGGATCTATCAGGAACTGGACCGGGATCTGATCCCGAATCTCGATAACCTCGATGCCAGCCTGATGGACCGTGTCGACACCCAGGATTACGGCGTCATCTATATGTGGGGCACGAACGGCATCGGCTATAACCGGGAAGCCGTGCTGGAGCGCATGCAGGATGCGCCGCTGACCTCGCTGGATCTGATCTTCGACCCGGAAGTGGTGGCGAATTTTGCGGATTGCGGCGTGTCGATGCTGGACGACGCGGCTGAAATCATTCCCATGATGCTGAACTATCTTGGCCACGATCCGTATGGCGAAGATCTCGACGCATTGCAGCAAGCCGAAGACAGGCTGATGGAACTGCGCGAACATGTGCGCTATTTCCATTCTTCGCAATACATCAACGACCTGGCGAACGGCGAGATCTGTCTGGCGATCGGCTGGTCGGGAGACGTTTTCCAGGCGCGGGACCGTGCCGCCGAAGCCGAACAGGATTTCACGATCGGCTATACCATTCCGGAAGAAGGAACGGTGCTGTGGTTCGACATGATGGGCATCCCGGCCGATGCGCCCAATCCCGAAGCGGCGCATGAGTTCATCAACTTCATCCTGCAACCCGAAATCATTGCCGACATCACCAATTATGTCGTCTATGCGAACGCCGTTCCTGCCTCGCGCGACCTGATGGACCCCGAAATATCGTCGGATCCGTCCGTGTTCCCACCGCAGGAGGTACAGGACCGGCTGTTCTCGGCGCAGTCCGTCGATCCTTCCTATGAACGGGCGCGGACGCGGACCTGGACCCGGGTACGCACCGGCCAGTAG